The Ricinus communis isolate WT05 ecotype wild-type chromosome 8, ASM1957865v1, whole genome shotgun sequence sequence ttagctaattaaaatgccattttccccaataattctttcataaaatatcttttacaaattcttccataactttcaaatatagaatttaatttatatatatgcatttggggaaaaattttgaataaccaaaaatataattattactaatattataattatcattattaaaaaatttgaatattataaattatataatattattataaataatattataattttataattaattaataaattttttaaaataattttatattattacattaataaaatatttttagaaataatagaaatttaaagtCTTATAAaaccttttaagaaaaatatttaaaaatatttaatttagcataattataaaatactataaataattatagagtattaaatattttactatattttattagtaaatttaattatattattatttataattaaaataattattagagaTTATATAAtgcataaataattattataaaagtgaAGGTAATTAGTTATTGGTTAGGTTCTTTCATATATTtagtgtatttatttttacgtTATATTTAAAACTTAAACTTTAAATACATTATCAATCAACTACGGTAGTATACattttaacattaaattatcctgaatataaattttaataataaaaattaccgTGTAAGAATTATATACAAGtaaacaatattatttattgaaaacaaagGTTAATAAAGTAGAATAATAACTTAATAGTCATCcattttgatttctctttTCCAACCTCCAAAGAGAATCAGAATTCAAATTGATTTTGTTCTGTTAAATGAGTTTACACTGTTAAATAAACTTTGTGCTAATACTTTTTTCTGATAACAAAATAGAATTGTGCTTTGGAATATTATTGAATTTGTTCCCAAAGTTCAAAAGcttaattgttttctttttttgttttttgaaaaagaaagcgGCATGCAAGTGTTTTGTCAAGCAGTGGGCATGTTTGGTTGCATCCAGGGGAAACGCCAAACACAGCCTAATGGGTGAACACGTGCACAAAAAGACGGAATCCGCAGTAAAGATCCCTTCCCATTATTGACTGTTTCTTTAGGGTCCAAGTCCCTAAGCAGCTGCCACTATGATGTAACCAATCTTTTGTACGGTTCTAAGCCTCTTTCTCTATCTAATCATATTCCTCTGCATTTTGCAATTCTTTATCatctgatttttattttaatatgcgaattctcatctttattttaatatacgaattattttatattgattttattaatattaaatttttattatattttataaaactaattattatcttttctatctaaatttaatagggtcaatttgatttttaatattatttataatttaattctaatgtctataaaataatgataaaaaatatatttaactatatatatatatatatatatatttttattttatttttacgaATATATTCTTAACAGGATTTTTGAGTTACATTCGTAATAGTGTTTTTGTTTCCTAACAAACTTTggatctaattaatttttttaatgataactGGCTATCACATACGCAAGCTTTTTTTTACTGACTGGCATGGgatgatttttaaaatcacTGAAAAAGTAATTAACTATTAATATCTCCAGAAAAATAAAgcattaaattcaaaattctttaCAGCCGTCCAATaattcagaaaaagaaaaaagaaactatacTAAATGTATTGTCTAATTACAGTAAATTTAACATAATCTTATGGCAAAAGCTCCAAAacaattagaattatttttttatattaatattttgattaactTTTATCttcattatattaaataaaaaagtgatgtatagattaatattttatattttagtatatagtaaaattgtatatatattatattatttattaatttaatgtattaatagaaatattaagtaggctaaataagaaaagagatattttatcAATGACAGTCACAAGGTTTGTCCACAGGGACACGGTGAGTGAGTACAATCATGCAAAGTATCACACATGAAAAGTTGAAAGGGTATCAAGATTACCCCACGTAGACCCTACAAGTATCACGAACCGTCCGTACACACAAAGGTGAGGTTGAACAAACGCTCGCTCCTTCACCTACCTTTCACTCCACACTCTACTCTTGTACCCGTTAGTCCGGTGGAGAAACAGCAAATCTTTTGGGTCCACAATTTTACTTGGTTTCCATCATCAGGCAATTTTGTATGTTTCATTCATGAAATTGACACTCTCTTCCTAGTCAGCTTTCGGctcccctctctctctctgtcaCTCTCTatgcatttcttttttgaatctTTACATAAGCTGGTTTTGATGTACTCTGGTCTTAGATTGGTACGTTTTGTCTTTCAGTGTTaataagaattcaagaatGTTTATGGTGTTCTTGTTAGAAGATCATGATTCATGCATGAATAATATAACCCTTGTGCTTGTTGTAAATGATTGGATCTTTGaggatttcttttttggtttcttCTATTGTAGCTCGCTCGTTGAATCAAAGAGTGTGTAAATGAATACAATTATAgtcaaattcattttcttcttaaatGTTTAATAATCTGATGACCAAATTCCATGATTTCCTGTTGTATTAATGtcgaaaattttgaataatgcTAACTAGAGTTGGATCCTGAATCTTacctttttgttttattagaTGAAAAGTGTGAATGAATCTTGTTTACCCAATTTCCAGGTTATTATATATAGCAGTGAAAAAAGAATCAGAGTTTAGGAGCTTGGAGATAATGTCAGGACTCACAATTGATGCGTCTCAGAATGGGAATGTAAAGAATGTTGATAATCGTAGTACTAGTAGTAGTGGTGTCGTGGGTGGCGTTGAAATTGAAGAACTGGATTTCTCAAAGTTGTTAGACAGACCAAGGCCTTTGAATATAGAGAGGGACAGGCAGAGATCTTTTGATGAAAGGTCTTTGAGTGAATTGGCAATTGGGGTCTCTCCTCGCCTTTCTGCTAGAGGGGATAACAGTGCTTTTCGAGGCTTTGATCATATAGAATCTGTTTATTCCCCTGGTAGAAGGTCAGGTTATAATACCCCTAGATCAAACCCTGAGTTTGAGACCCATCCCACTGTGGCTGAAGCTTGGGATGCTTTGAGGCGCTCTTTGGTTCATTTTCGTGGTCAGCCAGTTGGGACTATTGCAGCACTGGATAATTCAGAGGAGAAACTCAACTATGATCAGGTAAACATCCCATTAATTTTTGTTACCCAGCTGTTCTCTTACATTATGGTCATGTTACGCTACTTAATTGCAGGTAGGAATAGCATGCCTCTTTCAACTCTGGCCCAAGTCATTAAAAGAATgagttaggaaaaactagttatTAGCAATATGTAGTTCATTTCTTTGtacttatttatattcattcatATGGTTCATATTGGAAAGGAGTGTATCAATACTTCGTAGAACTCTGATTCTATGAAACACTTTTTCTAGGATTTTCTGCTCCTGAATCTTGATACTGTCTATATTTATTGCCAGATGTTACCAGAACAACATGAGAACGAAAAATCATTTAAATGCTCGGAATGGGGTCATATAGGCAGTGAGGCCAGAAATGGGATCCTTTGAAGCCTTTCACCTGATGTGTTAGGAGTTTTGTCTTGCAGACAGATACTTACTGTTCTGCTGCCTTGTAATAAGTTATCTGTGTTTATAATGTACtgattcttattaattttaaaacaaatgtTTTATCTACTCTCTTCCCTTCTCCATTTATCTCTCTGAGATTGTAacattgataattttttttttctctcatttaTTTGTGAGTGGCATTTTGGAGGTCCATTGGCATTGAAgttgtaatattaatttatttggtttatttgCTTAGGTGTTTGTGAGAGACTTTGTCCCAAGTGGATTGGCGTTTCTGATGAATGGAGAACCTGAAATAGTCAAGAATTTCATTTTGAAGACTCTTCGCCTTCAGTCATGGGAGAAAAAAATTGACAGATTCCAGCTTGGAGAAGGAGTTATGCCTGCCAGTTTTAAAGTACTCCATGATCCAGTCAGGAACAATGAGACATTAATTGCAGATTTTGGTGAGAGTGCAATAGGAAGAGTTGCTCCTGTCGACTCTGGATTTTGGTGGATTATATTGCTCCGAGCATACACCAAGTCAACAGGCGATACCTCATTGGCTGAACTGCCAGAATGTCAAAAGGGTATGCGCCTAATTTTGAGTTTATGCCTTTCAGAGGGGTTTGACACGTTTCCAACTCTCCTTTGTGCTGATGGATGCTGCATGATTGATCGTAGAATGGTGAGTTTCAGCTGCTATGTTAATTCTGCATTACTAGAGAAAGTAGAACAAAACATATGAAATATGAGTGCTTCATTGGTGTATTTATTGGATTTACTGCTGGCAACCGTcatgataatataaaatgcatTTCTGAACTTTTTACTAATATGTAGTTAGTGGGCAAGGCAAGGCAAGTTGCATTTCAGCAATAATCAGCTTAAGGATTTCATGAAATTTGGAAATGATGTATGAACCTATAAAGAAATTTGGAAGAGcatcttttcttttggatCTCGtgctctttaattattttcttgatggcaTCTTTAATTCTTCTTCACATAAAGCCAAAGGGAGGGACTTACTGTTAATCTTACTGGTTTGGCTTGGGTTGCAGGTCCTGTAgctatgtaaaataaaatttgtgcTTGGTTATTATAATGATATTGTCTAGTTGGACTTACAGCACTACCATACCGGTATGACTTTAACTAAAGCCAAAAGTAAGAAATGATTGATATACTGATGAGTATGAATATGGCTTTGGTGAGTCCAATTAGACATGAAATCAGTATTTGAAAAATTGTTCAATTGTGCTTGACTAACTTTCTGGCCCTTTGGATCAGTGATCACTACGATATAAAGTTCATTGCTATTCTTAACTCTTCTGTTACCTTTTAATTCAAGtttcttatcttttattattaatcttattaGGGTGTGTATGGGTATCCCATTGAAATTCAAGCTCTATTCTTCATGGCTTTAAGATGTGCTATGCTCTTACTGAAGCAAGATGAAGAAGGGGAAGAGTTTGTAGAGCGAATTGTCAAACGTCTTCATGCCTTGAGCTTTCACATGAGGAGTTACTTTTGGATTGACTTGAAGCAGCTTAATGATATTTATCGCTATAAAACAGAGGAATACTCTCATACTGCAGTTAACAAGTTTAATGTAATACCTGATTCTCTTCCAGAATGGATTTTTGATTTTATGCCAGTTCGTGGTGGCTACTTTATTGGGAATGTTAGTCCTGCAAAAATGGACTTCCGCTGGTTTTGCTTAGGAAATTGCATCGCAATTCTTTCATCTTTGGCAACCCCTGAACAATCTATGGCAATCATGGATCTTATAGAATCGCGGTGGGAGGAGTTGGTTGGAGAAATGCCACTTAAAGTATGCTATCCGGCCATAGAGAGCCATGAATGGCGGATTATAACTGGCTGTGACCCTAAGAACACCAGATGGAGTTACCACAATGGAGGTTCCTGGCCAGGTACgcttttaaatttcattttcccttagaacagaaaaagaaaagaaaacgaagCTGTAAGTATAACAACTATTGTTGAAAAATGCTAATATGGTTATCCTTTATATAGGCGCATGGAAATTGCTAATTGTTTCTGTTTGTTTTCTTGGGCTTTAGCTTTAAATTAAGAGAGTGGCTTATATTCTTCTTCTGTTGCTACTACAAACTTATTACTTTATTCAAATTACTTGCTCATtgactttaatattttaagccATGATCTGTATAAAACTCCATAAACCAATCACGATACTCCAAATTACATTTGTATTCATTTTAATCCTCAACAT is a genomic window containing:
- the LOC8285150 gene encoding probable alkaline/neutral invertase B; the protein is MSGLTIDASQNGNVKNVDNRSTSSSGVVGGVEIEELDFSKLLDRPRPLNIERDRQRSFDERSLSELAIGVSPRLSARGDNSAFRGFDHIESVYSPGRRSGYNTPRSNPEFETHPTVAEAWDALRRSLVHFRGQPVGTIAALDNSEEKLNYDQVFVRDFVPSGLAFLMNGEPEIVKNFILKTLRLQSWEKKIDRFQLGEGVMPASFKVLHDPVRNNETLIADFGESAIGRVAPVDSGFWWIILLRAYTKSTGDTSLAELPECQKGMRLILSLCLSEGFDTFPTLLCADGCCMIDRRMGVYGYPIEIQALFFMALRCAMLLLKQDEEGEEFVERIVKRLHALSFHMRSYFWIDLKQLNDIYRYKTEEYSHTAVNKFNVIPDSLPEWIFDFMPVRGGYFIGNVSPAKMDFRWFCLGNCIAILSSLATPEQSMAIMDLIESRWEELVGEMPLKVCYPAIESHEWRIITGCDPKNTRWSYHNGGSWPVLLWLLTAACIKTGRPQIARRAIELAETRLLKDNWPEYYDGKLGRFIGKQARKFQTWSIAGYLVAKMMLEDPSHLGMVALEEDKQMKPLIRRSNSWTF